GACAGCACGAGCGTCTTGCAGCCCCGCCCGGCCGCGAGAGTCGCGGTCGCGGCGGCCGTCGTCGTCTTGCCGACGCCGCCCTTGCCGGTGAAGAGGATGACCCGCACGTCAGCGGCCGGCCACGCGGAAACCCAAGCCCACTAGCGCTCCACCCGCTTCTTGAGCTCTTTCAGCGCGGTGTCGATGATCACTTTCTCGGCCTTGCGGCGGAACATGCCGAGCATCGGCATGTTGAGCTCGACCGCGAGCTGGTAGGTCACCTGGGTCGAGCCCTCCCCCTCGTCGGCGAGCGTGTAGCTGCCGTGCTGCGACTTCAGCGCCTTGCCCTCGACCATCACCCAGGAGACCTGGTCGTTGCCGGACCAGTCGTAGTCGAGGGTGTAGGTGTC
This genomic interval from Mycobacteriales bacterium contains the following:
- a CDS encoding SRPBCC family protein encodes the protein MAEQASSSIVMRADKAAIMDVIADFPSYPEWSHFMKKVEILDPAGPDGRAKQVRFTIDAGVLKDTYTLDYDWSGNDQVSWVMVEGKALKSQHGSYTLADEGEGSTQVTYQLAVELNMPMLGMFRRKAEKVIIDTALKELKKRVER